Proteins from a single region of Streptomyces sp. Tu 3180:
- the ctaD gene encoding cytochrome c oxidase subunit I: protein MDEIRMENARTAKDGRTRPVPGAGTAAREGTAAGAPAVRRAAWVDWLTTTDHKKIGTLYLVSAFVFFVVGGLMALVMRAELARPGLQIMSNEQFNQAFTMHGTIMLLMFATPLFTGFANWIMPLQIGAPDVAFPRLNMLALWLFLFGSTIAAAGFLTPGGAADFGWFLYAPLSNEVYSPGIGADLWIMGVALSGFGSILGAVNFITTIICMRAPGMTMFRMPVFTWNVLLTALLVLIVFPVLAAALFALECDRKFGSHVFDPANGGALLWQHLFWFFGHPEVYILALPFFGIVSEVVPVFSRKPIFGYMGLIGATIAIAGLSVTVWAHHMYATGGVLLPFFSFMTFLIAIPTGVKFFNWIGTMWKGSLSFETPMLWSLGFMVTFLFGGLTGVLLAAPPLDFHVTDSYFVVAHFHYVVFGTVVFAMFAGFHFWWPKFTGKMLDERLGKITFWTLFTGFHGTFLVQHWLGAEGMPRRYADYLAADGFTALNTLSSIGSFLLGLSVLPFFHNVWKTARYGEPVGVDDPWGYGRSLEWATSCPPPRHNFLTLPKIRSESPAFDLHHPGTAALETAG, encoded by the coding sequence GTGGACGAGATACGCATGGAGAACGCCAGGACCGCGAAGGACGGGCGGACACGTCCCGTGCCGGGCGCGGGGACCGCCGCACGGGAGGGGACCGCCGCGGGGGCGCCCGCGGTGCGCCGGGCCGCGTGGGTGGACTGGCTGACGACCACCGACCACAAGAAGATCGGGACGCTGTACCTGGTCAGCGCGTTCGTGTTCTTCGTCGTCGGCGGGCTCATGGCGCTGGTGATGCGCGCGGAGCTGGCCCGGCCGGGTCTGCAGATCATGTCGAACGAGCAGTTCAACCAGGCGTTCACGATGCACGGCACGATCATGCTGCTGATGTTCGCGACGCCGCTGTTCACCGGCTTCGCCAACTGGATCATGCCGCTGCAGATCGGCGCGCCCGACGTGGCGTTCCCGCGGCTGAACATGCTGGCCCTCTGGCTGTTCCTGTTCGGCTCCACGATCGCGGCCGCCGGTTTCCTCACCCCGGGCGGAGCCGCCGACTTCGGCTGGTTCCTGTACGCCCCGCTGTCCAACGAGGTCTACTCGCCGGGCATCGGCGCCGATCTGTGGATCATGGGCGTGGCCCTGTCCGGGTTCGGCTCGATCCTGGGCGCGGTCAACTTCATCACCACGATCATCTGCATGCGCGCCCCGGGCATGACGATGTTCCGCATGCCGGTCTTCACCTGGAACGTGCTGCTGACGGCGCTGCTGGTGCTGATCGTGTTCCCGGTGCTGGCCGCGGCGCTGTTCGCGCTGGAGTGCGACCGGAAGTTCGGCAGCCACGTCTTCGACCCGGCCAACGGCGGTGCGCTGCTGTGGCAGCACCTGTTCTGGTTCTTCGGGCACCCCGAGGTCTACATCCTGGCGCTGCCGTTCTTCGGCATCGTCAGCGAGGTCGTCCCGGTCTTCTCCCGCAAGCCGATCTTCGGCTACATGGGCCTGATCGGCGCCACCATCGCCATCGCCGGCCTCTCCGTCACGGTGTGGGCGCACCACATGTACGCCACCGGCGGTGTGCTGCTGCCGTTCTTCTCCTTCATGACCTTCCTGATCGCGATCCCGACCGGGGTGAAGTTCTTCAACTGGATCGGCACCATGTGGAAGGGCTCGCTGAGCTTCGAGACGCCGATGCTGTGGTCCCTGGGCTTCATGGTCACCTTCCTGTTCGGAGGTCTGACCGGTGTGCTCCTGGCCGCGCCGCCGCTGGACTTCCACGTCACGGACTCGTACTTCGTGGTGGCGCACTTCCACTACGTGGTCTTCGGCACGGTGGTGTTCGCGATGTTCGCCGGCTTCCACTTCTGGTGGCCGAAGTTCACCGGCAAGATGCTCGACGAGCGCCTGGGCAAGATCACCTTCTGGACGCTGTTCACCGGCTTCCACGGCACCTTCCTGGTCCAGCACTGGCTGGGTGCCGAGGGCATGCCGCGCCGGTACGCCGACTACCTGGCGGCCGACGGCTTCACCGCCCTGAACACCCTTTCCTCGATCGGGTCGTTCCTGCTCGGCCTGTCGGTGCTGCCGTTCTTCCACAACGTCTGGAAGACGGCCAGGTACGGCGAGCCGGTCGGCGTCGACGACCCCTGGGGCTACGGCCGCTCCCTGGAGTGGGCGACCTCCTGCCCGCCCCCGCGGCACAACTTCCTCACCCTGCCGAAGATCCGCAGCGAGTCCCCGGCGTTCGACCTGCACCACCCGGGGACCGCCGCGCTCGAGACGGCGGGGTGA
- a CDS encoding VOC family protein, with product MDIRWTYAFIDRPAPHADRAGEFWTAVTGTRRSAARGDGGEFTTLLADGSDACVKVQGVASGGGGAHLDLCVDDVAGFAASALRLGAGTVAEHDGWAVLRSPAGQLFCAVPWHGESVRPPVVRGSRLDQVCVDVPPSAYDAEVAFWGGLLPGWDAPPALLPEFHVLMPPAGLPVRLLLQRLEEERPVSAHLDLACADVGVTRARHEELGATFAAAFDHWTVMRDPAGGTYCLTGRDPETGRPPGRPGGS from the coding sequence ATGGACATCCGCTGGACGTACGCGTTCATCGACCGGCCCGCCCCCCACGCCGACCGGGCGGGAGAGTTCTGGACGGCCGTCACGGGGACGCGGCGGTCCGCGGCCCGCGGGGACGGCGGGGAGTTCACGACCCTGCTGGCGGACGGCTCCGATGCCTGCGTCAAGGTGCAGGGGGTCGCCTCGGGCGGGGGCGGCGCCCACCTCGACCTCTGCGTGGACGACGTGGCGGGGTTCGCCGCGTCGGCGCTGCGGCTGGGCGCGGGAACCGTCGCCGAGCACGACGGGTGGGCCGTACTGCGGTCGCCCGCCGGGCAGTTGTTCTGCGCGGTGCCCTGGCACGGGGAGTCGGTCCGGCCGCCCGTGGTGCGGGGCAGCCGGCTGGACCAGGTGTGCGTCGACGTCCCCCCGTCCGCCTACGACGCCGAGGTCGCCTTCTGGGGCGGGCTGCTGCCCGGCTGGGACGCGCCGCCCGCCCTGCTCCCGGAGTTCCACGTGCTCATGCCACCGGCCGGACTGCCCGTGCGCCTCCTGCTCCAGCGGCTGGAGGAGGAACGGCCCGTCTCCGCCCACCTGGACCTCGCGTGCGCGGACGTCGGCGTGACCCGGGCACGGCACGAGGAGCTCGGCGCCACGTTCGCGGCCGCGTTCGACCACTGGACGGTGATGCGCGATCCGGCGGGCGGCACGTACTGCCTGACCGGCCGCGATCCGGAGACCGGCCGACCGCCCGGCCGGCCCGGCGGGTCCTGA
- the sodN gene encoding superoxide dismutase, Ni, translating to MLSRLFAPKVKVSAHCDLPCGVYDPAQARIEAESVKAVQEKMAGNDDPHFQARATVIKEQRAELAKHHVSVLWSDYFKAPHFEKYPELHQLVNDTLKALSAAKASTDPATGQKALDYIAQIDKIFWETKKA from the coding sequence ATGCTTTCCCGCCTGTTTGCCCCCAAGGTCAAGGTCAGCGCGCACTGCGACCTGCCCTGCGGTGTGTACGACCCTGCCCAGGCCCGCATCGAGGCGGAGTCGGTGAAGGCCGTCCAGGAGAAGATGGCCGGCAACGACGACCCGCACTTCCAGGCGCGTGCCACCGTCATCAAGGAGCAGCGCGCGGAGCTCGCGAAGCACCACGTCTCCGTGCTCTGGAGCGACTACTTCAAGGCCCCGCACTTCGAGAAGTACCCGGAGCTGCACCAGCTGGTCAACGACACCCTGAAGGCCCTCTCGGCCGCCAAGGCGTCGACCGACCCGGCGACCGGCCAGAAGGCGCTGGACTACATCGCCCAGATCGACAAGATCTTCTGGGAGACCAAGAAGGCCTGA
- the sodX gene encoding nickel-type superoxide dismutase maturation protease encodes MPELSQDAERVRAPLPFGVAEVTGPSMVPTLYHGDRLLVHYGARVKRGDVIVLRHPFQQDLLVVKRAAERREGGWWVLGDNTYAGGDSTDYGVVPDELVLGRVRFRYRPRRPAQRSLPAVVVWALSAARPVFSGRSARSASRRLRAR; translated from the coding sequence ATGCCGGAGCTGTCGCAGGACGCCGAGCGGGTGAGGGCGCCGCTGCCCTTCGGGGTGGCCGAGGTGACGGGGCCGTCCATGGTGCCCACGCTGTACCACGGGGACCGGCTCCTGGTGCACTACGGGGCCCGGGTCAAACGCGGCGACGTGATCGTGCTGCGGCATCCGTTCCAGCAGGACCTGCTCGTCGTGAAGCGGGCCGCGGAGCGGCGCGAGGGCGGCTGGTGGGTGCTCGGCGACAACACGTACGCCGGGGGCGACAGCACCGACTACGGAGTCGTCCCCGACGAGCTGGTGCTCGGCAGGGTCCGCTTCCGGTACCGGCCGCGCAGGCCGGCTCAGCGCTCCTTGCCGGCCGTGGTGGTGTGGGCGCTGTCGGCGGCCCGGCCGGTGTTCTCCGGGCGGTCGGCCCGGTCGGCCTCCAGGCGTTTGCGGGCGCGGTAG
- a CDS encoding CGNR zinc finger domain-containing protein, whose protein sequence is MELAYYSDYAVRLVNTEEPARGKDALTSIDAVRDLFGGNQSAARRATEADVTRFRSVRARLRAVFEAADGGDETLAVDLLNSLLLEFPVSPQISGHDFRDDDGSPLWHMHLADHPSNATAGYAAIAAMGLAFHLTEYGVDRLGLCEAPPCRNAYLDTSTNRSRRYCSDRCATRANVAAYRARKRLEADRADRPENTGRAADSAHTTTAGKER, encoded by the coding sequence GTGGAACTGGCCTATTACTCGGACTATGCCGTACGTCTCGTCAACACCGAGGAACCGGCCCGGGGGAAGGACGCCCTGACGTCGATCGACGCGGTCCGCGACCTCTTCGGGGGCAACCAGTCGGCGGCGCGCCGCGCGACCGAGGCGGACGTGACCCGGTTCCGCTCGGTGCGGGCCCGGCTGCGCGCGGTCTTCGAGGCGGCGGACGGCGGCGACGAGACGCTCGCCGTGGACCTGCTGAACTCGCTGCTGCTGGAGTTCCCGGTGAGCCCGCAGATCTCCGGGCACGACTTCCGGGACGACGACGGCAGCCCGCTGTGGCACATGCACCTGGCCGACCACCCGTCCAACGCGACCGCCGGTTACGCCGCCATCGCGGCGATGGGCCTGGCCTTCCACCTCACCGAGTACGGCGTGGACCGCCTCGGCCTGTGCGAGGCGCCGCCCTGCCGCAACGCCTACCTGGACACCTCGACCAACCGCTCCCGGCGCTACTGCTCCGACCGCTGCGCCACCCGCGCCAACGTGGCGGCCTACCGCGCCCGCAAACGCCTGGAGGCCGACCGGGCCGACCGCCCGGAGAACACCGGCCGGGCCGCCGACAGCGCCCACACCACCACGGCCGGCAAGGAGCGCTGA
- a CDS encoding class I SAM-dependent methyltransferase, with translation MTDADATTAAADWHAWQESWDRQQEWYMPDREERFRVMLDMVEALVGTSPRVLDLACGTGSITARLLARFPDATSTGVDLDPALLAIAEGTFAGDERVTLVTADLKDPDWAAALPHDSYDAVLTATALHWLHREPLADLYGHVAGLVRDGGVFMNADHMIDETTPRINAAERARRHARQDRAKRDGALDWTEWWQLAAKDPVLAEPTARRFEIYGDHADGDAPSAAWHARVLREKGFGEARPVWCSPSDTLLLALK, from the coding sequence ATGACGGACGCGGACGCCACCACGGCCGCCGCCGACTGGCACGCCTGGCAGGAGAGCTGGGACCGGCAGCAGGAGTGGTACATGCCCGACCGCGAGGAGCGGTTCCGGGTCATGCTCGACATGGTGGAGGCCCTCGTCGGCACCTCCCCGCGCGTGCTGGACCTCGCGTGCGGCACGGGAAGTATCACGGCCCGGCTGCTCGCCCGGTTCCCGGACGCCACCAGCACCGGCGTCGACCTGGACCCGGCGCTGCTCGCCATCGCCGAGGGCACCTTCGCGGGCGACGAGCGGGTCACCCTCGTCACCGCCGACCTCAAGGACCCCGACTGGGCGGCGGCGCTGCCGCACGACTCCTACGACGCCGTGCTGACCGCGACCGCCCTCCACTGGCTGCACCGGGAACCTCTCGCGGACCTCTACGGGCACGTCGCGGGCCTGGTCCGCGACGGCGGTGTCTTCATGAACGCGGACCACATGATCGACGAGACCACGCCCCGGATCAACGCGGCCGAGCGTGCCCGGCGCCACGCCCGGCAGGACCGGGCCAAGCGGGACGGCGCCCTCGACTGGACCGAGTGGTGGCAGCTCGCGGCCAAGGACCCGGTCCTCGCCGAGCCCACGGCCCGCCGCTTCGAGATCTACGGCGACCACGCCGACGGCGACGCGCCGTCCGCGGCCTGGCACGCGCGCGTGCTCCGGGAGAAGGGCTTCGGCGAGGCGCGGCCGGTGTGGTGCTCGCCCTCGGACACCCTGCTGCTCGCGCTGAAGTAG